The Lycium barbarum isolate Lr01 chromosome 12, ASM1917538v2, whole genome shotgun sequence genome includes a region encoding these proteins:
- the LOC132622308 gene encoding basic leucine zipper 43-like, whose product MQPTDVTDFYYLLPSNPTQFPSQSCANYNTSTFQINRLLNPLYHLQINPQVQELNPQLTCFNSNSTSDEADEQQLSLINERKQRRMISNRESARRSRMRKQRHLDELWAQVLWLRNENHQLLDKLNHASERHDQVLQENAQLKNEASELRQMITDMQLSSPCPSLRPLDDEPCSGLSKN is encoded by the coding sequence ATGCAACCCACTGATGTCACAGACTTCTATTACCTACTTCCTTCCAACCCAACTCAGTTCCCATCTCAATCCTGTGCAAACTATAACACATCCACATTTCAGATAAATAGGCTCTTGAACCCTTTGTATCATCTTCAGATCAAtcctcaagttcaagaactcAATCCACAACTTACATGTTTCAACAGTAACTCTACTTCAGACGAAGCTGATGAGCAACAGTTGAGTCTAATAAATGAACGGAAACAGAGAAGAATGATATCTAATAGAGAGTCTGCACGGAGATCACGTATGCGCAAGCAGAGGCACCTAGATGAGCTTTGGGCACAGGTTCTTTGGCTCCGAAATGAGAATCACCAGCTCCTGGACAAACTAAATCATGCTTCTGAGCGCCATGATCAAGTACTTCAAGAAAATGCTCAACTCAAAAACGAAGCTTCAGAACTTCGCCAAATGATCACTGACATGCAACTCAGTAGTCCTTGTCCTAGCTTAAGACCTCTTGATGATGAACCTTGCAGTGGTTTATCTAAAAATTAG